In Candida orthopsilosis Co 90-125, chromosome 4 draft sequence, a single genomic region encodes these proteins:
- a CDS encoding Nhp2 H/ACA snoRNP protein — MGSKKEGKVKETKVKEEKVKSEETISSEDNYEKRMSAVLPFAKPLASKKLNKKILKTVKKASKAKHVKRGVKEVVKALRKGEKGLVIIAGDISPADVISHIPVLCEDNSVSYIFIPSKEDLGSAGATKRPTSCVMIVPGGGKNKKNADKVDEYREGYDEVVKEIKASD; from the coding sequence atgGGAAGCAAAAAGGAAGGAAAAGTCAAGGAAACCAAAGtcaaagaagagaaagtaAAATCCGAGGAAACGATATCTAGTGAAGATAACTATGAGAAGAGAATGTCAGCAGTATTACCATTTGCTAAACCATTGGCatcaaagaagttgaacaagaaaatattgaaaacagtCAAAAAGGCATCTAAGGCCAAGCATGTTAAAAGGGGTGTAAAAGAAGTCGTCAAAGCTTTAAGAAAGGGAGAGAAGGGCCTTGTAATTATTGCTGGTGACATAAGTCCTGCTGATGTTATATCTCACATTCCAGTCTTGTGCGAGGACAACTCTGTCTCATATATCTTTATACCTTCAAAGGAGGATTTGGGAAGTGCTGGTGCTACAAAGAGGCCAACTTCTTGTGTTATGATTGTCCCAGGCGGTGgaaagaataaaaagaatGCAGACAAGGTTGATGAGTATAGAGAAGGGTATGATGAGGTAGTTAAGGAGATCAAAGCTTCAGATTAA
- a CDS encoding Sec26 protein (secretory vesicles coatomer complex): MSESGYTLIYEPNTASKVSVNEYKNLLEKGKDDVKVDTMKKIIITILNGDPLPDLLMHVIRFVMPSKSKELKRLLYHYWEVCPKLDSSGKMRHEMILVCNAIQRDLQHPNEYIRGITLRYLTKLKEPELLETLVPNVRQCLEHRHAYVRKNAVFALWSIHKVSDHLCPDVDELIYRFLYDENDSVCKRNAFVCLGDLNRNAALQYIQDNISVIDTLDSLLQLSFIEFFKKDSLLNPALKQQYAQLVTEMVESSSNVVMYEAANALTGLSSNSASILLAGSKFVELANKEADNNVKIITLERIKELNKQHPGVLQDLSLEILRVLSSQDVAVRKKALDVTLEFITSRNVEDVVKLLKKELQATSSSNDDKNVEYRQLLINAIHQLAIKFVEVAANVIDLLLDSIADLNSTSAYEVITFVKEVVEKFPDLRDSIVKRLILALPNVKSGKVFRGAFWVVGEYALNEHLIQDAWKYIRSSIGEVPIIASELKAKEPANTEGDDGEEHPHKKKGPTILPDGTYATESALTADVNGNGFEDETKTPIRKQLLAGDFYLGAVLSSTIIKLILRLHKLNTQAKILNALKAEALLIMVSILRLGESSLVTKKIDEDSADRIFSYIRILNDEEDVEEITTSFLDDTKDAFKAQIIDVEAKKAEEEARDLHANADQVDDAIVFRQLDKDNKSAKKVVDDLVVASGSDLKKENLSSRLNQILQLTGFSDPIYAEAFVKVHQYDVVLDVLLVNQTTTTLRNLSVEFATLGDLKVVDKPTTTNIGPHGFYKIQTTIKVTSADTGVIFGNIVYDGQHSDESTIVILNDVHVDIMDYIKPAVCSESQFRKMWNEFEWENKITIKSPIESLKNYLDELMKGTNMECLTPGAVIGEECQFLSANLYSRSTFGEDALANLCIEKQSDGPIIGHVRIRSKGQGLALSLGDRVASISRKGKNAVVTRV, encoded by the coding sequence ATGAGTGAAAGTGGGTATACGTTGATCTATGAGCCAAACACAGCCAGTAAGGTTTCAGTGAATGAATATAAGAATTTGTTGGAGAAAGGAAAGGACGATGTCAAGGTTGATacgatgaagaaaattATAATAACTATCCTCAATGGTGATCCCTTACCCGATCTTTTGATGCACGTCATTAGATTTGTCATGCCATCAAAAAGTAAAGAGTTGAAGAGATTGTTATATCATTATTGGGAAGTTTGTCCTAAACTTGACAGCTCAGGCAAAATGAGACATGAAATGATCCTTGTCTGTAATGCTATACAACGTGATTTGCAACATCCTAATGAATATATTAGAGGTATTACATTGAGATATTTGACTAAATTGAAGGAACCAGAATTGTTGGAGACTTTGGTGCCCAACGTTCGTCAATGTCTCGAACATCGACACGCTTATGTACGTAAGAATGCTGTTTTTGCTCTTTGGTCAATCCACAAAGTTAGTGATCATTTGTGCCcagatgttgatgaattgatttatcGTTTCTTGTACGATGAAAATGATTCTGTTTGTAAAAGGAATGCTTTTGTTTGTCTTGGAGACTTGAATAGAAACGCTGCTTTGCAATACATTCAGGATAATATTAGCGTTATTGATACATTGGATTCATTATTGCAATTGAGCTTTATagaatttttcaaaaaagacTCATTATTGAACCCAgctttgaaacaacaatatgCTCAATTGGTTACTGAAATGGTTGAAAGTTCGTCCAATGTTGTCATGTACGAAGCTGCAAATGCCTTAACTGGCTTAAGCTCAAATTCAGCTTCCATTTTATTAGCAGGAAGCAAGTTTGTCGAGTTGGCTAATAAAGAGGCCGATAATAACGTCAAGATTATCACATTGGAGAGAATCAAAGAGTTGAACAAGCAGCATCCTGGTGTTTTACAAGATTTATCATTGGAAATATTGAGAGTTTTATCTTCACAGGATGTGGCTGTGAGAAAAAAGGCATTGGATGTCACTCTCGAGTTCATTACTTCCAGAAATGTGGAAGATGTGGtcaaattattgaaaaaagaattaCAGGCCACCAGCTCATCAAATGACGACAAAAATGTCGAATACAGACAGCTATTGATCAATGCTATTCATCAATTGGCCATCAAATTCGTCGAAGTTGCTGCAAATGTTATTGACTTGTTATTAGATTCAATTGCTGACTTGAACTCCACATCGGCATATGAGGTTATTACTTTTGtcaaagaagttgttgaaaaattccCTGATTTGAGAGACTCTATAGTTAAAAGACTCATCTTGGCTTTGCCTAATGTCAAAAGTGGAAAGGTGTTTAGAGGGGCTTTTTGGGTGGTTGGTGAGTATGCATTGAATGAACACTTGATACAAGACGCATGGAAGTATATCAGATCAAGCATTGGCGAAGTACCAATTATAGCTAGTGAGTTGAAAGCAAAAGAGCCAGCAAACACAGAGGGagatgatggtgaagaacATCCACACAAAAAGAAAGGTCCTACAATTTTGCCAGATGGCACATATGCCACAGAATCTGCCTTGACGGCTGATGTCAATGGCAACGGCTTCGAAGATGAGACAAAAACACCAATCAGAAAACAATTACTTGCGGGAGATTTCTACCTTGGTGCTGTATTGTCATCCACAATTATTAAATTGATACTTCGTTTACACAAATTGAACACACAGGCTAAGATCTTAAATGCTTTGAAAGCTGAGGCATTGTTGATCATGGTATCCATATTAAGGTTGGGAGAGAGCTCATTGGTTACCAAAAAGATTGACGAAGATTCTGCTGATAGAATCTTTTCCTACATTagaattttgaatgatgaggaagatgTTGAGGAAATAACCACGAGTTTCCTTGATGACACCAAAGATGCCTTCAAAGCACAAATCATCGATGTTGAAGCAAAGAAGGCAGAAGAGGAGGCTAGAGATTTACATGCAAATGCTGATCAAGTAGATGATGCAATTGTGTTTAGACAACTTGATAAAGACAACAAGTCAGCCAAGAAAGTGGTTGATGATCTTGTTGTAGCTTCAGGAAGcgatttgaagaaggaaaacTTATCGTCGAGATTGAACCAAATCTTGCAATTAACTGGTTTTTCCGATCCAATATATGCAGAAGCGTTTGTCAAAGTACACCAATACGATGTTGTGTTGGATGTTCTTTTGGTTAATCAAACAACTACAACTTTGCGCAATCTTTCAGTGGAATTTGCAACCTTAggtgatttgaaagttgttgataagCCAACTACTACAAACATTGGCCCGCATGGTTTCtacaaaattcaaacaacaatcaagGTTACATCTGCTGATACGGGGGTCATATTTGGAAATATTGTTTACGATGGTCAACATTCAGATGAGTCCACAATTGTCATTTTAAATGATGTTCATGTTGACATTATGGATTACATCAAACCTGCAGTATGTTCTGAAAGTCAATTCCGTAAGATGTggaatgaatttgaatggGAAAATAAGATAACCatcaaatcaccaatagaatcattgaaaaactaCCTCGATGAACTAATGAAGGGAACCAATATGGAATGTTTAACTCCTGGAGCAGTTATTGGAGAAGAATGCCAATTCCTTTCGGCTAACTTGTATTCAAGATCGACATTTGGTGAAGATGCATTGGCCAACTTatgtattgaaaaacaaagcGATGGTCCAATAATTGGACATGTGAGGATAAGATCCAAGGGCCAAGGATTAGCATTGAGCTTGGGTGATAGAGTTGCATCAATATCTCGAAAAGGTAAGAACGCTGTGGTTACTCGTGTTTAG